In the genome of Leptotrichia sp. HSP-536, the window GAGTATAGTTTCCATCTCCAATTTTAACAGTTGTTCCATTAGTTCCACCTGCCTCAGCATTTGTGTTTTTAGCTAATACAATTCCGTATGAGTATCTGTCAATATCCATATCAGCACTTACTTCTACATTTCTGCTTCCACCGCTTAACAATGAGTTATCTCCAATATAAACCCCATAAGCTGCATCTGTTGTTCTTCCCGGAAGTAATTCTGAAGCTTGTGAATAAGTAGATTGTCTATTAATTGGATATTTTGATGGATTTGTTGTGATAGCCTTTCCTGTTGTAGTTTGAACATGTCCTAAAACAGTATCGTTACCTACTAGCAGTTTAGTTCCTTTCTGAACTTTAACTGTTCCATCTCCTGAATAAATACCATAGCTGTTACTGTTTACAGTTATTGTACTTGTAGTATGATCAGCTTTTTCACCAGTTATGATGTTATATCCGTAAATTCCGAAACCACCAATATTTTTTCTTGAAGTAGTTCCTACTTTAATATCTCCATAGTTTTCAATCCAAGTATTTGAAGCTGTATCATGATCATTTGCCAAGATACCTGCATTTACTTTCTTAAGATCAGCTTTTTCAACACTTGAAGCATCTACATTTAATGAATCATTTAATTCAATATTTCCGTAGTTTACAAGTCTTCCTTTATTAACTACCGCACCATAAGCTCTTACGTTAGTCTTGGAAGTATCTTCCTTAATATCTCCATAGTTATATACGCTATCATTAGCATCAGTATTTACCAGCATTCCAGCAATACCTCTTGTAGTACCTTTACCTGCTGTAATTGTTCCTGGCGATGTTTGAGTTTTTTCTGTAGTCAATGTCAAGCTTGTATCGTTATTGTTGTTAAATTTAATATCCAAGTAGTTTTTAGCATCTGTAGATACACCTGACATAGTAGAACCGAAAATCATTCCAAATCCTTTTTTATCATTATAACCTTTATAGTTATAATTCAATGTTTTTGGAGTAGCTAAACGATCGCTTTCTGATGAAATATTTGAATCATCAGTTACCCAGATTCCTGCTCCCTCGCTTCCTGTGTCAACTGTAAGCCCTGTAGAGTCAGTTTTAAACTTAATGTCTGAACTTTCACCATAAATACCTATACCATTTTGATAAGTTAAAATGTCAGCAGTAGCACCAATTCCATTGTTCTTAGTGTTCAATGTAATGATTCCACCTCTATTGGCAGCAATTGTATCTTTATTTTTTTCAACTAATGCAATACCTACACCATGTAAATTTTTATTTTCTTTTGTAGTTGTAGTTCCACCTGCAACACCTGCTCCGTAATTTACTTTAATTGCATCCGCTGAAGCTGCATTTTGGTTATCATAAGAAATTGTTACGTTTGATTTTTGTGCATGTTCGTCATTTTTTGCAACAGCTCCACTTTGGTTAACATTTTCTGCATAAATACCAACTGCCAATTCTCCATCTACTTCAACTATACCATCTTTATTTTCGATAGTTACTTTATTGTTTCCGTATCTCTTTCCGCCATAAGTTGAATGTTCTGTAACATTATTAGTAGAAATTCCTACAATACCGTAGTTTTTGCCTGTTGGTGCAGTTTCTGCTCCAGTAGTTCTTACTACTAAACTTTTAGTAGAAGTTAGACTTGTATTTGCAATTGTATTTTGTCCAGATGGATCATATTTACCAGTTACAAAAATCTTACCTTCGTTATTTTTCAAGATACTGTCATCAGTTCCTGCGATACCAAATCCGTGATCTACAACAACTTTGGCAGTAGAACCTTTATTTTCAATTGTTCCGTATGCCACGTTGATACCTGTAATAGGATTAACAGAAGTTCCTCCCCAAACACTTACGATACCTTCATTAGTATATCCTGATTGTGTGTTATCAGTTTTTACCCAAGCTGAATTATCATCATTTAGTTTATCCCAACGATACAATGAGTTAGCCATATTTAGACCTTGTCCAGCTAATAAAGATTTTCCATTTAATGTTCCTATATCCCCATAAATTTTAGCGGCACTTGTAATGTTTACTTTTGTACTTTCCATTTTGATATTATTAAATGGATCTACAGCTGTATCATTCATAGTTGTTGCATTCTTTTCAGATTTTACACCACTTACAGGATTTGAAATTGCATAGTTTTCCAATTCTATATTAGCATCTGATACTTCCAATGTACTGTTAATTATAGAGCTGCTAAATTTAGTTACTGTTGATGTACTTTCTTTATTTGAAGTACCACCATTATTTATTGCCGCCATTCCAGCATATGTAGCAATGCTAGGTAAATAAGTCCCTGCTGTCTTATCTTTATCACTATTCCATTTAAGCGTATTTTCAGCCTGATTGATTAATCCTAAGTCAATATCTCCACCTTTAACAAGATTTAAAGTAACATTTGACATACCTCTGTATCTTGCTCTATCCCAAGCTGTACCATTTGCTGCCGTACGTTGTTTCTCTTTGTAGTAATCAGAATATGAATTATTCCAATAATCGTTTATTGAATCTGGTCTATGCTGATATTCATTACCAGTCAAGAAATATCCATCATACATATCTATTTTAGTAGCATTGTTAAATGTAATTCCTGCATCATCTGTTCCAGAAGTACGTTTTACATAGAATACTTGGACATTAGTATGGTCATTAGAAATAGAAGATGATATATTTCTACCTCCTCTTGATTCAGCAGTTGATGTAATTCCTGCACCATCTCCTGATGCTCCTGTCGAAACACTGGCTGGTGCATTATTTTGATGAATAATTTCTCCAGCAAATTCAACATATCCACCATTTTCTGCATAAAGTGCTCCATTTGTACCTGTAACTACTGTAGCTGCTGCACCAGAGCCTGATGAATCAAATATAACATTTGAACCTTTTCCAGAAGCATAAGCGCCTAATCCATAAATTAGAGACTTTGCAGTATCAGCCGCTGCGGTATCTGATCCTTCTTTAGTACTACCATTAGCTGTTGTGCCCTTTATAATTACATTTCCATTATTTAGAGCATAACCACCGATATTGCTGTAAGCATGACTTTCATCGCCTAAAATTCTTCCAGTAGCTGTATTTGCACTGAATAACATATTATCAGCAGCTGTTATCCCTTTTTTGATTTCAACTATAGAACCATAATTAGTTGTTTGTCCTGTAGTACCTTTCATTGTAGTATAAGTTCCACTATTTGAAATTGCGGATCCGTTAGCTGCTGTATTTTGTCCAGAAGCATAGGCGATTATAGAATTATATCCACCTGCCCTAGTAGTTTCTTCTACGGTTACTTTACCACCATCATTTGCATAATAGGCTGTTCCTGTTTTTGAAACCATGTCGACAGGATTTTTAACTATAATTTCTGTAGGTGAAGTATTTGTTCCTGCAGGGAAGTTAAGTCCAAATTTATGTGTACTGTTATCCCATACTCCTTTTGAATAAAACATTGTTGTATTATTAGAAATAGCATGATAAGGAACTGCATATCCCCATACATTCTTAGAATTTACAGTATCATAGTATCCACCATCAGAAATAGTATTCGTAATCAATGCTCCGTTTGCAGTTGTATTAGTATTTGCAACTGTCATTTTAGTTCCATTTGTGGCATAAGCAAGCACTGTATTAGTTGCCTTAGGTCCAGCTGCTATATTAAGATTTGTAATTCTTAAATCTTCAAGAACCGTATTACGAGCAGCAACACTGTTATCACCTATAATTCCCCATGTATTAAGCCCTTTTCTTTGTCCTGAAGCAGCGTAAATCCCTACGTTTCCATCAGAAGCATAATTATTACCAATAATTCCTTGAAACTCTAATTCGTCAGAAGAGGAAGTTCCAAAAAAACCAACAACTCCATTACCAGTAGAATTTTTATCACTGTCAAAATAACCGCCAGTTCCTTGTTTAAAGAATGCAACTGTGTTGTTATTACCATCTACTTCAATATGTTTTAAATTAACTTTTCCTGTTTTTACATATCCTTGATTGGCAAATATTACATTATTGTTATAACCTTGAGTTGTATCCCCAATTATTATACGTCCAAATCCAGAAGCACTATTTATATTTATGGGATTGTTAGCACTGTCAATAATAAGTTCATTAGCATAATTTCGGTTATTATATCCAACATTATGATTTCCTTTTATTGTCATATCTAATCCGGCTTTGCTATCTTTAGTTAATTTTACTTTTTTATTAGCATCTGTTCCACCATTCATATATCCGCCACTTATATTTACTCCTGTATTGCTATCACCTGTTAACGTCATATGTACTGGAGCTAAGGAAGTACTATCTCCTAAAAATTGAATTTCTTTAGCTTGTAATCCATTGTTATCAACATCTATTCCTATACTTGCATTAGATACATTGAAATAAGAAGATGGACTTATTTTTATTTGAGTTGCATCTGACATAAGAATACCAGCCGAAGAACTTCCTCCACTTACAGTAAATCTTGAACCTGATATAGTTTCAGCAGCTGAGCCACCATCGTATGTAATACCTGTAGAACCTGCTCCGCTTACAGTAAATGTTGAACCTGACACAGCTGTATCCTTACTTGTATCTTTATATACACCATTACTATTAGTTCCTGATACATTAAAGGTACTATTTGTAACTTTTTGTAAATCTCCATGACCTCCTTTAACATAAATACCATTATTGCTACTTCCTGCGACATTAAACGTAGTACCGTTAACATCTGTTACTGTTGAACCACTTGTTGCTGTTGAACCACTATCGATATAGATACCTTGCCCTCCATTAACATTAAATGTTCCACCTGTAGTAGATCCTGTAGCTTTATTACTTAATAAAAGTCCATTCCCTTCATTATTTACATTAAAAGTTGCATATCTAACATCTGCATCTCCACCATTCATAAAAATACCATTGTTATTTTGACTGCTAGAATCATAATAATATGCATTGTTATTGTTATTTGTACTTAAATTAAAAGTAACTCCTCCCTCAGTCGCTCCATTAGGATTTACTTTTACAGTACCACCATTCGAATAGATACCATTATTATTTTTACCATTTACGTAAAAATAAGTTCCAGTTTTACGAGTTGTAGCTCCCATTTGAATTCCTTCATCAGTTATGTATCCATGTTCAGCATATCCTTTAATAGTTTTTAATAATGTTCCATCGGGAGCATAAATTTTGTTTCCCATATTATCTAAACCTTTACCATTATCCCAAGTTCCATCTGTAAATACCGTTCTAATGTTTTTATAATCTCTAGCCCCACCTTCAACTACAACTTGTTTATTAGTTTCCACATAAATTCCAGATGATTTAGTCGCACCATAATTACTTGTATCAGAAGAGGTACTTCCTACTCCAAAAGTACTTCTCCATATTTTGGCAGCATTTGTGGTATTAACTAATACAGAAGATTGGCTTCCTGAAGATGTTACAGTTATATCACCTTTCTTTCCATAAGTCCCACCTTCAAAAGTAAGGTCATTTCCTCCCCATCCTGTGTCATGATTTCCACCTGAAATAATTGGAAGTTCTTGACCATTTACTCTAGCATGATTGTATCCTGCCAAATTGTCATACCAGTTACCATTTTTTCCATTACCATCAGTATGCCATTGATACCAATAAGGTCTAACTATATTCTCTGAATGTTTTACTCCATCAGTGTCAGCATATGTATGAGAAATATAACCCATAGAACGCATATAAAAGTCACCACTTAAATCAACGATAGGCCCTCCAACATATTGTGAGGATCCAGTAGTAACTGTACCCATTCCTGTATTCCAAGTTTGTGAATTATATTGAGTTGGAGAATTATCTAGATTATTAGTATTTTTCCATGATCCTGCATTCAAATTAAAAGTACTTGCTGAATTTGATACCGTATTTCCTGTGTTTCCATAAGCATTTGCATTATTAGCTGCATCATAGTTTAAATTAGTCGCAGTAGGAGTTGCTATACTTCTAGTATTGACTGCTACATTTATATTTTTACCATACTGCCTAGCTGCCGGTGACACAACACTCGGATCAAATGTCGGAGCATTCGGTAAAGTCATCGCATTCATCTTAACCACTTCAGATGGCACATAAGCTTTATAAACATTAGCTGGATTAATAGTCAGCGCATCTGGCTCCTTGTTTCTTTTTATATGGAGATTAGTAGCTCCGTATTCATGTTTATTTGTATCAAATACATATTTAGTTAAGTCATTGGTTCTAGAATAATACTGTAAATTTTTACCGCCACGACCTTTGTAAGTTGTTAGCCAATCATTGTTTTGATAACCTGTTCCAAACTGGAATGAAGCCCATGGACTTTTTACAACTTGGTCACCCTGCTTTAGCAGTTGTGCTAATTCAGTATTTGCTCCTTTAAGGGATTTTTCATTTTCTTTTTTAGCACGCAAGAATGTCTGTCTGAGATCCGTTATAGCTTCATAAGTCTCTGCAGAAACTTCCTGTTGTTCTCCAGCCGCATCAGCATAGATAGATTTTGGTGCGAATGTTGTTAAAAGACCTGTTACAAGGAATGTAATCAATAGGCTATCAGAATAGTGCACATCTTTACATCTTTTTACAAACGATCTTAGGTCTTTAGCGATCTGTCGTAAATTATTACTCATATCTTCCTCCTTAAAATTAGAAAATAGCCACAAGACTATTAACAGTTTGAAAACGTTTCATTTAATCTGTCAGATGGACACCCGAAAGATCAGTCTTAAATTTAACAAAGGAATTTAAAATTGCGATTATTTTCAAGGAATTTAATTTTTAATTTTCAAATTGCAAAATATTCAAAACTGTCTGAAAGCTCTTTATTCATTTTTCTTAAAGAATGCCTGTAAGTGATGGTTATGATTCGTGATTTTTTGTTTAAATTAAGTGATTGATAGTGATTTCAACAATTTAATCTTTTTCATAACAATTTTATAAAATGACGAATGAAACTTGCCCAAAAACGGCATTCAATTCGTGTTTTGACATTCCAGAAGTTTTCTTAATGCTTTGCGTTCAAATAAGAAATTTGTCTCATATTTATTAAGAATAAAGCTTTGTTCTCATCTTAGAATTTCCAGCATCAGTCCAAAAATCACTTTTTTTTAATAAAAAACAACATAATATGATACTTCTTATAAGCAATGGCTTATAATGACGTTATATTATGTTAATTAGACCTGATTTACCAAATTTTAATAATGAGAAAATAGTTTTATTGTTTATAGATATGAGAAATTTCTCATATCATATTTTGTATCACAATTTACGTAATTTTCAAATTATGTTTCCTTTTATAACCTAAATTTTAAATTGTAACGGATAAAATAGCTTAACTTTATATAATTTATTTAATTTTCAGATTTTTATTTTTAATATTATAAATTTATCCGTTTCATTTAAAAGACAATTGAAACAATCTTAGTATACCCTATCAAAAAAAAATGTCAACCTTTTTTACATAAAAAATCTATTTTTTTTGTATAGTTGTCAAACATTTGTTACAAAAACTTTAAAAATAAATAGAAAAGTTATCTTACTAATGTCTTAGCCTAATTGTTTGTCCTGTATTCTTTCAGCATTTCATTTGGACTTTTAAAATTTAATACTTTTCTTGATATATTATTGTATCTGCTGCAATATCTTTTTACTGACCTTCTTAATTTTTCCAGACTTCTAAATCTTTTTCCTAAATAATAATTGCTGTCCAGCCTGTGGCTCCTTTCCACTTTCCCATTCTGCCACGGCGAATACGGTCTTGTTGTCATGTATTCTATCCCTAGTTCTTCCAGCTTTAGCTCAAATAGTGTCTTTTTGCCATTTTCCGCATTCGTAAACTCCCTGCCGTTATCACTTTGTATTTTTTCTATTTTAAAGCCCAGCTCCGCTTCAAGCGTTTCTAGAAATTTTGTCGTCTGGTATGTACTTTTTTCATCCACTATTCTTAATACCTCTTCCTTGTATACTCATCTATTGCCGTTATCTGATAGTAATTCTGGTCATTCATTCCAAAACATATGCATTCTCTTGGAACATATTTTATGTCTATCTGAACCTTTTCGCCAGGATATGCAGCCTGCTTCACTTTTTTGTGCTTTTGTAAAGCCTTTTAGGCTTTTTGGGCTTATTATCCCTAATTTTTCTTATTATTTTGCACATAGTTCCATAAGAACGGCTGTATCCCAGTTTTCTAGCTTCGGTATATACCTGTGCCAGTCCTTCATATGAAAATCTCCTGTATTTTTTCATAATTAAATCTATTTCTTCCTGAGTATGCTGATTTGGATGACTTTTAGGTCTTCTGCTTTTTGGCATCAGTGACTGCACTGTTCCGTCATATCTGTCACGCCATCTCTTAATCTGCTGTCTTGATGTCTTATATTTTAATGCCGCCTTTGAATTATTGTTATATTTTATTGCATACTCAACTGCCCGTTGACGAACACGGTACTCTTCTGATATACTATTCATAGAAAGGTTTCTCCTTATGTAGTTTTGGTCGGCTTACATTATATCAGAAACCTTTCTTTTTTCTTCTTTTTTGTCACATATGTATTGTACCACGACATTTTACATAAAAAATCTATTTTTTCTCTGGTTTTTAATCAAAAATTAATTGTTATAGCTTAAATTTTCTTAGAAAATATCGTTATAGTCTATAATAAATCATTCAAATTTCTCAAAAATATTAAAAAAAGAAAAAATAATTCAATTTATTTTTGAATAAAAATTAATTTATAAAAACTTTTAAAAATTGTTATTCTAATTCTATTTTTGTAAAGTTTATATTTTCAATAAAAAAAGACTGTCTTTCATGACAGCCTTCGTTATTGTCCTGCTTGCTTATTTCGCTACTTGCCACTTGTTATTCTTATCTTTTTTAAACTTAATCGTTGATGTGGCCAAGTTTATTTTCTTCGTATTTTTCAAATAGTCATATTGCAATGTTATATACTTGTCAATATCAATTTCCACTTCCCCTTTTGACTTGTCAACTTTTGTCACATATTTACTGGTATTATCCCCCAGATATTTGTTCAAGGCGGCTTCATCGTATCCTTTCACAAGAAATACAACTTCCCCTTTGCTTCCATTTTCATTTACCTTGTAAACAGACACTTCAAACTGCTCCAGAAGCATCGTATTCGTATCCTCCCACTGCTTCTTCAATGTTGGATTGTTCAGCTTTTCTATATAGGCATCCACATCAGGATTTATCGACTTTAGCATTTCCCTTGACCCAAAATTCGATATTTCCTGCAACGCCTTTGCATAATCCGATGCCGCAACATTCAAGGAATCATACATTTTCACTTCCGATGTCTCGCTTTTACTCGGCTCTGCATTAGCAATCCCAGGCACTGCCATCAGATTCCCTAAGACCAACAGACTTACTAACATTCTTTTTAATTTTAACATTTTTTCTTTGCCCTCCTATTTTTTATTAAACATTTTTATACTTTCTGATTTTACGTAGAAAAATTCTTTTGCTGCTTTTTCTTCAAAAATATTATAATTTTTTTGTAATTCTATTATGGCTGATTTTAAGATTTCTCCTTTTCTAACTCGTTGGGAAATTCCATAAAATGCTCTTTCCAGAAAATTGATGTTTTGATAACTTGACATTACTTTTTCAGATTTGAGCCATTGGAAAGTTCTTTTGAAGTTATCAGGGAAAAATTTTTCATTAGTTTTTATATTATACAATATTTTGTTTTCAATATTATTAAGATTATCATTGAATAAACTATCAAAATTTTTAGATAAAAAGTGGTCAATGTACATATCCGACACAATTCCCTTAAAAATTCCAAATTTTTTCGTCAGCAATTCATTCAAAAAATTTTCATTCCTGTCAGAAATTTTATCAATTATTCTATGCAGAACAATCCCTTCTTTTAATTCATCCGGAAGTTCAATTTTTTCCACTAATCCCTTATAAAAATCTCCAGCAAAATTTCCATATAATGTTTTTTTATTTTCTTTTTCATCAATTTCAAGCGAAATCAGTGAATGCGCTAAAAAATTCATAATTCTTCTTTCTATTCTTCTTCCAGTTTATCAGCAAATTTAAATCCTTGCTCTTCTAATTCTTTTTTCGATTCATTGTAGAAATTTTCGTAAATTCTTACAATCATTTCCTTGTATGAAGGAAGTTGCGGCGTTCCATTTTCTTTACGCCATTCGTTTATATCCTTTTCGTGAAATTCTACAACTTCCTTAACCTTTTTTGCATCATATTTATCTTCAAATGCAAACGTATCTAGCGGAACTCTCGGTTTTACTCTTGTTAGCGGTCTTTCTGCAGGCACTCCAATCGTGCTTCCAATTAATGGAAAAACATATTTTGGTAATCCCAGCATTTTTATAATTTCTTTTGAATTTTTTCTAATCGCCCCAATTACAGTAGTTCCATAACCAAGTGCAATAGCGGCTGTTTGCAGTGCATTTACCACAATTCCCGCATCTATAGCTCCAACTAGTATTCCATCAGCAGATAAGGGACCGATGTTTCTTTTTCCAACAGATTCCGCAGCATATACTCCACGATAAAAATCCATTACTACAAATACAAAAACGCTTGCTTCTGCAATATGCTTCTGTCCACCACATAATTCAGCAATTTTTTCCAATTTTTGCTTATCTCTAATTACAATTAATGAAGTTTGCTGTCCATTAACTGAATTTGCAGCTCTTTGCGCTGTATAAAGTATAGTTTGTAAATCTTTCTCTTTTATATTTTCTCCAGTAAATTCTCTTACAGAACGTCTATCTTGCAATTGTTTTATTGTTTCATTCATTTTAAGCTCTCCTATTTTCCAGTTTATTCAACTAATGTTACCACATTATATTTTTATTGTCAAACTGTCATCTTTTTTCAAAAAATATTGACACACATAATATTTTATAGTAATATATTTGTATAGTCAAAATATTTGGATATAATAAATAAATTATAAGATTACAGACATAAGGAGAAGAATATGCTAAAAAAATTAATGATCTTAAGTTTAATTGCCGCTTCACTAATGGCATTTGGAGAAGAGAAAAATGATACATTTGATATAACGTTGGAAGAAACTGTAATAACAGGCATCAAAAATGATGATATACAAAAAAGTGGACAAATCAAAAACACAACTGTCGTAACTTATCAGGATATTCACGATAAAGGGTACAATACTGTAGAAGAAGTGCTAAAACATACGCCAGGCATAAATTTTGTAAATAATGGATTTGGATACATTGCAGATGTAAGAGGTCAGGGGGAGCAGGGAGCTACAAAAAATGTAAAAATTCTTGTGGATGGCACTCCTTTGAACATACTGGACACTTCGCATGCAATTTTGCCGCTAAACTCTATTGCGGTAGAAGATATTGAAAAAATAGAAATTGTCAATGGTGGAGGAACTGTACTTTACGGTGGAGGGACTACTGGTGGAGTAATTAACATAATTACGAAGAAAACTCAAGACGAGTTTATGAAAAGTAAAATCTACTATCAGAACAGTTCATTTGATACGAACAAATACGGTATTGGAACAAGCATTAAATTTGCTGATAAATTTTTGTTGAATTTAGGGTATGAAGGTATTGACGGGAAAGGTTACAGATATAGAGATAAAAAAAATGGAAAAAACTTAAGAGGTGGATTTACATATGATATCACAGATAATCAAACTTTGAGCTTTAAGGCGACAAGATATGATGAAGATACGAAGGAATCCGATGGAATTAAAAAAGTTCAAATGGACAGAGATAGACGGCAAGATGGAGATACTTTGACTGATTCCAATTTAAAAAGGACTGAATTTAGCTTAAATTACGAAATTAAGCCAACTGACAATCTTGCCTTCTCACTTTTGGGATACAATCAAAAAACTGTTAGAAAATATGAGCAAAGTATTCCAGCAGAAAAAGCAAATCTTTCTGGAATGCGACCTGGTAATTCTCGACCTAATCCTGGTGGCGGTTCCAGACCTGGAGGGAATATGCCAAATTTTTCATCAGGACAAGTTCACATAACAAAAGGAGGATTTAAAGATACAAAAAATGGAATCGATTTAAAGGGAAAATATAATTATGGCCCTGGCGATATTATTTTCGGATATGAATACATAAAAAATAAATCTTCCAGAAATGCTTATGGCGGACTATATATGTGGAGCCAAAAACTATCCTCAACTTCCAATATTGATATTGATATGGAAAAAGACACACATTCAGTCTTTATCCAGAATAAACATTCGTTCACAGATAAACTGGATGGAATCTTAGGCTACAGATACGAACATGCTGATTATGATATTTACAGAACAGACGGAACAAATTCTGTCAATAATAAATCCAAAAAGAACAACAATGCCTATGAAGCAGGATTGAACTTTAAATATTCGGATACTGGAAATGTTTATGCAAAATATGAAAAAGGTTACAGATCTCCATCTCCAGCTGAAATGGTAGACAAAACTCCTACTACAGGATATATTCTAAACAATTTAAAATCTGAAAAATACGATACTTATGAAATTGGTGTAAAAGATATACTTGGTCCATCATTTGTAAGTATTACAGGTTTTTATACAAAAAAAGATGATGAAATTCTTAGAAATATGATAGGTCACGGTATTCACTGGACACACAGAAATTTACCCAAAACCGAAAGAAAAGGTATCGAACTGTTTGCCGAACAATATTTAGAACCATTTCGAATAAATGAGTCAGTTTCTTACATAGATGCAAAAATAACGAAAGGAACTGATAAAGGTAAAAAAATACCGTATGTGTCAAGAATTAAAGCAACTTTGGGAGCTAACTATGAAGTTGTAAAAGGACTGAATATAACAGCAGACTTAAATTACTTCTCTGATTCAGTAGATGAAAAATACGAAAAAATTAAGGCTTATTCTACAACAGATTTAGGAATGAACTATACTCACAAAACAGGTCTAGGACTTCAGGCGGGAATTAAAAACGTATTTGATAAAAAATACTATAGATACAAAAACGGAGACAGCTATATTCCAGAAACTGAAAGAACTTACTATGTCGGTGTGAGCTATAACTTTTAGAAAATAAATTTTAATAAAAAGTGCAGTCAGACAATTGTTAAAAAAAATTGTTTGGTTGTATTTTTTTAGTTAAAATCATGAAATGAAAAAAAATAAAAATGAAGATAATTTATTTAATTTTATCAGTTCACTCTTAAAGGAGTTAATGTATAGTTTGACATCAAAGTATTTCAAGTGTATAATTTCAAAAAAATAAAAAAGAAAGATGGAAGAAAAATGAAAAATTATTTAAAGGGGATAAATCAAAGGATTGGGAATATTTTTGTGAATATTCGAACTTTGGAGGAATTGGAAAGGAAAACTGGATATACTGTGGATGAA includes:
- a CDS encoding integrase core domain-containing protein — encoded protein: MDEKSTYQTTKFLETLEAELGFKIEKIQSDNGREFTNAENGKKTLFELKLEELGIEYMTTRPYSPWQNGKVERSHRLDSNYYLGKRFRSLEKLRRSVKRYCSRYNNISRKVLNFKSPNEMLKEYRTNN
- a CDS encoding helix-turn-helix domain-containing protein — translated: MNSISEEYRVRQRAVEYAIKYNNNSKAALKYKTSRQQIKRWRDRYDGTVQSLMPKSRRPKSHPNQHTQEEIDLIMKKYRRFSYEGLAQVYTEARKLGYSRSYGTMCKIIRKIRDNKPKKPKRLYKSTKK
- a CDS encoding ACP phosphodiesterase, encoding MNFLAHSLISLEIDEKENKKTLYGNFAGDFYKGLVEKIELPDELKEGIVLHRIIDKISDRNENFLNELLTKKFGIFKGIVSDMYIDHFLSKNFDSLFNDNLNNIENKILYNIKTNEKFFPDNFKRTFQWLKSEKVMSSYQNINFLERAFYGISQRVRKGEILKSAIIELQKNYNIFEEKAAKEFFYVKSESIKMFNKK
- a CDS encoding nitroreductase family protein, whose product is MNETIKQLQDRRSVREFTGENIKEKDLQTILYTAQRAANSVNGQQTSLIVIRDKQKLEKIAELCGGQKHIAEASVFVFVVMDFYRGVYAAESVGKRNIGPLSADGILVGAIDAGIVVNALQTAAIALGYGTTVIGAIRKNSKEIIKMLGLPKYVFPLIGSTIGVPAERPLTRVKPRVPLDTFAFEDKYDAKKVKEVVEFHEKDINEWRKENGTPQLPSYKEMIVRIYENFYNESKKELEEQGFKFADKLEEE
- a CDS encoding TonB-dependent receptor, which produces MLKKLMILSLIAASLMAFGEEKNDTFDITLEETVITGIKNDDIQKSGQIKNTTVVTYQDIHDKGYNTVEEVLKHTPGINFVNNGFGYIADVRGQGEQGATKNVKILVDGTPLNILDTSHAILPLNSIAVEDIEKIEIVNGGGTVLYGGGTTGGVINIITKKTQDEFMKSKIYYQNSSFDTNKYGIGTSIKFADKFLLNLGYEGIDGKGYRYRDKKNGKNLRGGFTYDITDNQTLSFKATRYDEDTKESDGIKKVQMDRDRRQDGDTLTDSNLKRTEFSLNYEIKPTDNLAFSLLGYNQKTVRKYEQSIPAEKANLSGMRPGNSRPNPGGGSRPGGNMPNFSSGQVHITKGGFKDTKNGIDLKGKYNYGPGDIIFGYEYIKNKSSRNAYGGLYMWSQKLSSTSNIDIDMEKDTHSVFIQNKHSFTDKLDGILGYRYEHADYDIYRTDGTNSVNNKSKKNNNAYEAGLNFKYSDTGNVYAKYEKGYRSPSPAEMVDKTPTTGYILNNLKSEKYDTYEIGVKDILGPSFVSITGFYTKKDDEILRNMIGHGIHWTHRNLPKTERKGIELFAEQYLEPFRINESVSYIDAKITKGTDKGKKIPYVSRIKATLGANYEVVKGLNITADLNYFSDSVDEKYEKIKAYSTTDLGMNYTHKTGLGLQAGIKNVFDKKYYRYKNGDSYIPETERTYYVGVSYNF